A genome region from Deinococcus sp. KNUC1210 includes the following:
- a CDS encoding SRPBCC family protein, with product MSEPITFKDTIVIRSRPDTLFRLALDPKRREKWDPNYAQARYVGEEKLTSGAVVRFKLPRRLLGLSFTARYGQVQGPTRGGWESVQPFGPVEKLTQGWIFKPIPGGTEVTLSTNARVRYRWLAKPVERILRQMSASALLELQRQVDKQGAQLMEDTAREYQQKQRDAEKAAKQAGKRKSKRAVDRCPPPQKAAGRLKADTRFLKAS from the coding sequence ATGTCCGAACCCATCACCTTCAAAGACACCATCGTGATCCGCAGCCGCCCGGACACCCTCTTTCGGCTGGCGCTCGACCCGAAACGGCGCGAGAAATGGGACCCGAACTATGCCCAGGCCCGGTACGTGGGAGAAGAAAAGCTCACCAGCGGAGCCGTGGTGCGCTTCAAGCTGCCTCGGCGACTGCTGGGCCTGAGCTTTACCGCCCGCTACGGGCAGGTCCAGGGGCCGACACGCGGTGGCTGGGAGAGCGTGCAGCCATTTGGCCCCGTCGAAAAACTGACGCAGGGCTGGATCTTCAAGCCGATTCCCGGCGGCACCGAAGTGACGCTCTCGACCAATGCCCGCGTGCGCTACCGCTGGCTGGCAAAACCCGTCGAGCGCATCCTGCGGCAGATGAGTGCCAGTGCCCTGCTCGAACTTCAGCGGCAGGTCGATAAGCAGGGCGCACAGCTGATGGAAGACACCGCCCGCGAGTATCAGCAGAAGCAGCGCGACGCCGAGAAGGCGGCCAAGCAGGCTGGCAAAAGAAAAAGTAAGAGGGCCGTGGACCGCTGCCCGCCGCCGCAGAAAGCTGCTGGTCGGCTGAAAGCTGATACACGTTTCCTAAAAGCTTCCTAG
- the gnd gene encoding phosphogluconate dehydrogenase (NAD(+)-dependent, decarboxylating): MKLGMIGLGKMGGNMVTRLLQGGQEVVGYDLFPANVEAARVHGAQGASTLDELIEQLPAPRAVWVMVPSGKATEDTIMTLASKMSAGDTIIDGGNSNYKDSIRRASVLEGMGIHFVDVGTSGGIWGLKEGYAMMVGGPKEAVDALSPVFEVLAPTPTEGWGRMGPSGSGHYVKMVHNGIEYGMMQAYAEGFELLHAKKDFGLDVAQIAELWRHGSVVRSWLLDLTADAMKADTDFNDLSDYVADSGEGRWTVLDSLELGIPTPVITLSVQMRLRSQQEVSYAGQMLSAMRRAFGGHAVKKLDEVAKTTTVQEVKPNTPPETALSTDAPAVPAHDEARQLGELGNDRKGE, from the coding sequence ATGAAGCTAGGCATGATCGGACTGGGCAAGATGGGCGGCAACATGGTGACGCGGCTTCTTCAGGGTGGGCAGGAAGTGGTGGGCTATGACCTGTTCCCCGCCAACGTCGAAGCGGCGCGGGTGCACGGCGCACAGGGCGCAAGCACCCTCGACGAACTGATCGAGCAGCTTCCCGCGCCGCGTGCCGTCTGGGTCATGGTGCCCAGCGGCAAGGCCACCGAAGACACCATCATGACGCTGGCTTCCAAGATGAGTGCTGGCGACACCATCATCGACGGCGGCAACAGCAACTACAAAGACAGCATCCGGCGGGCGAGCGTGCTGGAAGGCATGGGCATTCACTTTGTCGATGTCGGCACCTCGGGCGGCATCTGGGGCCTGAAAGAAGGCTACGCCATGATGGTGGGCGGGCCGAAAGAAGCCGTGGACGCGCTGAGTCCGGTCTTTGAAGTGCTCGCCCCCACGCCCACCGAGGGCTGGGGCCGCATGGGGCCTTCGGGCAGCGGACACTACGTCAAGATGGTTCACAACGGCATCGAGTACGGCATGATGCAGGCATACGCCGAGGGCTTCGAGCTGCTGCACGCCAAGAAAGACTTCGGGCTGGACGTGGCGCAGATTGCCGAGCTGTGGCGACACGGCAGCGTGGTTCGCAGCTGGCTGCTCGACCTGACCGCCGACGCCATGAAGGCCGACACCGATTTCAACGATCTGTCGGACTACGTGGCCGACTCGGGCGAGGGCCGCTGGACGGTGCTCGACAGCCTGGAACTGGGGATTCCCACGCCGGTCATCACGCTGAGCGTGCAGATGCGCCTGAGAAGTCAGCAGGAAGTGAGCTACGCGGGCCAGATGCTCTCGGCCATGCGCCGCGCCTTCGGCGGACACGCGGTCAAGAAGCTGGACGAAGTGGCAAAGACCACCACCGTACAGGAAGTCAAGCCCAATACCCCGCCCGAAACCGCCCTCAGCACCGACGCCCCGGCAGTACCTGCCCACGATGAGGCGCGTCAGCTCGGTGAGCTGGGCAACGACCGCAAGGGAGAGTGA
- the zwf gene encoding glucose-6-phosphate dehydrogenase, with translation MPEPTPNPFRAGMRRSRAPEPATLVIFGATGDLSRRKLLPAVFGLWQDGLLGSAFNIVGVGRQEMTDEQFRDYALEALKTSKETDAIQPGSLEKFRELLYYEFGDFDKDDVYDRVGTQLDEAENAHGGRKNAVFYLSTPPSLFEPISNGLGRLKLQDQSEGWRRIIIEKPFGTTLETARHLNDAIHGVWDESQVYRIDHYLGKETVQNLMAIRFGNAIFEPIWNRSYVDHVQITAAEDLGLEGRAGYYEEAGILRDMLQNHLMQLFTLVAMEPPVAFDEGAIRDEKVKVLRAVKPIPREKVAHSAVRGQYGPGTLAGERVPGYREEPGVKPGSSTPTYVAVKFEIENWRWQGVPFFIRTGKRLPKKVTEIAVVFKKPPLGLFPGGLERNVLAFRIQPDEGVSLKFSSKTPGQENQLREVTMDFRYDAFGAGLESPYSRLVLDAMLGDATLFPREDEVDHAWQLVTGMLEAWDGQDAPEFPNYAAGSWGPEAADALMGPDRRWRRL, from the coding sequence ATGCCCGAACCCACCCCCAATCCCTTCCGGGCGGGAATGCGCCGCAGCCGCGCCCCCGAACCCGCCACGCTGGTGATTTTCGGCGCAACCGGCGATCTGTCGCGCCGTAAACTGCTGCCCGCCGTCTTCGGTCTGTGGCAGGACGGGCTGCTGGGCAGCGCCTTCAACATCGTGGGCGTGGGCCGTCAGGAGATGACCGACGAGCAGTTCCGCGATTACGCGCTCGAAGCGCTGAAGACCAGCAAGGAAACCGATGCCATCCAGCCGGGCAGCCTGGAGAAATTCAGAGAGCTGCTGTACTACGAATTCGGCGACTTCGACAAAGACGACGTGTACGACCGCGTGGGCACCCAGCTCGACGAGGCCGAGAACGCACACGGCGGGCGCAAAAACGCGGTGTTCTATCTGAGCACGCCGCCCAGCCTGTTCGAGCCGATCAGCAACGGTCTGGGCCGCCTGAAACTGCAAGACCAGAGCGAGGGCTGGCGGCGCATCATCATCGAGAAGCCGTTCGGTACCACCCTCGAAACCGCCCGTCACCTGAACGACGCGATTCACGGCGTCTGGGACGAGTCACAGGTCTACCGCATCGACCACTATCTCGGCAAGGAGACGGTACAGAACCTGATGGCGATCAGGTTTGGCAACGCCATCTTCGAGCCGATCTGGAACCGCAGTTACGTCGATCACGTGCAGATCACCGCCGCCGAAGACCTGGGGCTGGAAGGCCGCGCCGGGTACTACGAGGAAGCGGGCATTCTGCGCGACATGCTTCAGAACCACCTGATGCAGCTGTTCACGCTGGTGGCGATGGAACCCCCGGTGGCCTTCGACGAGGGCGCGATCCGCGACGAGAAGGTGAAGGTGCTGCGGGCCGTCAAGCCGATTCCGAGAGAGAAGGTGGCGCATTCGGCAGTGCGCGGGCAATACGGCCCCGGCACGCTGGCAGGCGAGCGGGTGCCCGGCTACCGCGAGGAACCCGGCGTGAAGCCCGGCAGCAGCACCCCGACGTATGTGGCGGTCAAGTTCGAGATCGAGAACTGGCGCTGGCAGGGCGTACCCTTCTTTATTCGCACCGGAAAGCGGCTGCCCAAGAAGGTCACGGAAATCGCGGTGGTGTTCAAGAAGCCGCCGCTGGGTCTGTTTCCCGGCGGGCTCGAGCGCAACGTGCTGGCCTTCCGCATTCAGCCCGACGAAGGCGTGAGCCTGAAGTTTTCCAGCAAGACGCCGGGGCAGGAAAACCAGCTGCGCGAGGTCACGATGGACTTCCGCTACGACGCCTTCGGAGCCGGACTGGAAAGCCCGTACTCGCGTCTGGTGCTCGATGCCATGCTGGGCGACGCCACGCTGTTTCCCCGCGAGGACGAGGTGGATCACGCCTGGCAGCTCGTGACGGGCATGCTGGAAGCCTGGGACGGACAGGACGCGCCCGAGTTCCCCAACTACGCGGCCGGAAGCTGGGGGCCAGAAGCCGCCGACGCCCTGATGGGCCCGGATCGGCGCTGGAGAAGGCTGTAA
- a CDS encoding glucose-6-phosphate dehydrogenase assembly protein OpcA, with product MPEAVQYKPLGPVHTDVRHVQSSLDTLWDEAQVETRAFTGNIIALTTSRHLKRVQDTLSGLEGRYAGRQIVGVMDGNELIGVQASLIPQKGVYVERVVLNANPEQLQGAILPLLRPATINHVWWASETAPEGALLKELTDIADQVIADSLTLNLPPSNHYALADLGWSRSAGWREALAQIFDSPDAAARLSQVQNLKVAYAGENDLAARLFAGWIAATLGWSSLERVNFVQGHCQRENGDLCHIELTGDGVRFALETEGKEMCRVHAEFNQVDRQTEVVIPRMSLSEGLARVMSHPERAALFEAAWNLAHDSMAKA from the coding sequence ATGCCTGAAGCCGTGCAATACAAACCTCTCGGCCCGGTGCATACCGACGTGCGGCACGTACAGAGCAGCCTGGATACGCTCTGGGACGAAGCGCAGGTCGAAACGCGGGCCTTTACCGGAAACATCATCGCGCTGACGACCAGTCGGCACCTCAAGCGCGTGCAGGACACACTTTCTGGCCTGGAAGGTCGCTACGCCGGGCGTCAGATCGTGGGCGTGATGGACGGCAACGAGCTAATCGGCGTACAGGCGAGCCTGATTCCGCAGAAGGGCGTGTATGTCGAGCGCGTGGTGCTGAATGCCAACCCCGAGCAGCTTCAGGGCGCGATTCTGCCGCTGCTGCGCCCCGCCACCATCAACCATGTGTGGTGGGCTTCTGAAACCGCGCCCGAAGGTGCGCTCCTCAAAGAGCTGACCGACATCGCCGATCAGGTGATTGCCGACAGCCTGACGCTGAATCTGCCGCCCAGCAACCACTATGCCCTGGCCGATCTGGGCTGGAGCCGCTCGGCGGGCTGGCGCGAGGCACTGGCACAGATCTTCGACAGCCCCGACGCAGCGGCCAGACTGTCGCAGGTGCAGAACCTGAAGGTCGCGTATGCCGGAGAGAACGACCTGGCGGCGCGGCTGTTCGCTGGCTGGATCGCCGCGACGCTGGGCTGGAGCAGCCTGGAGCGCGTGAACTTCGTGCAGGGGCACTGCCAGCGGGAAAATGGCGATTTATGCCATATCGAACTGACCGGCGACGGCGTGCGCTTTGCGCTGGAAACGGAAGGCAAGGAGATGTGCCGCGTTCATGCCGAGTTCAATCAGGTGGACCGTCAGACCGAGGTAGTCATTCCGCGCATGAGCCTGAGCGAAGGACTGGCCCGCGTAATGT